The stretch of DNA ATTTGTGAGCTGAAATTTCAACTATGTAATCATTCATTTATTCAACCCGAAATATAATCGTAAACAAATCTTAATATATTAAAAAATTATAGTTCATAATTTTTAGAAAAGCAATAAGTTTTGATAAAAATTAACATTAGTAATTTACAAATAAATGGATTTACCATCTAAAAACACTTTAGGATCAAGGTATTTCACTATTTCTTTTTGTTGGAAATTTTTATTTTTTTCACCAAAGAAAAGTGTCGAATTATAGGATTAACCTTCATAAAATATTACAAATTTCGCTTTTCTCGAATTTAACTTTATTATCTATCAATCTAATTTTCTTATACACAGAAAAAGTCTTTTAACCTTTTTCCTAGGTCAAAAGACTTTTCCTTTTATAGCGCCACATATGCTCTTTCTGGATTTTTATTAATATTACTGGATAGATGTTGTATTTTTTGCATATTACTGATGTCCAAGTTACCTCCACTAACTATAACACCACAATGCCTGGATGAGATCGTGTCATTATGTGCAAATAGTGCAGCTAATGCAGCGGCACCAGCACCTTCCATTAACGTCTTATTTCTTTCCAACATGTAAATGATTGCTGAAGCAATTTGTTCATCATTAACCGTAACAATATCATCAACATAGGATCGAATAAGTGGCAAGGTCAAATCTCCTGGTTGTTTTACCGCTATTCCTTCTGCAATTGTTGAAACATTTGATAAAGAATGTACTTTGCTCGAATGATAACTTTGATGCATTGCTGCAGCACCTTCAGCCTGTACGCCGATTATTTTAATGTTTCTATTTACATGTTTAGCAGCAACTGCAATGCCACTAATTAATCCACCTCCACCAATTGGGACAATAATGGTATCAATACGGTCTTCTTGGCGGAGTAATTCCATTGCAATTGTCCCTTGACCAGCCATAATATCATAATCATCAAATGGGTGGATATACGTAGCACCAGTTACTTTTTGATGTTGAAGTGAAGCCTCATAAGCTTCTTGAAAACTTTCTCCAACAAGATTTACGGTTGCCCCATAATTTCTTGTCGCATTAATTTTCGCTAGAGGCGTTCCTTCAGACATAAAAATCGTTGCCTTAACTCCTAATTTTGCAGCGGCATGAGCTACACCTTGTGCATGATTACCAGCTGAAGCTGTAATTACGCCGTGTTGTAATTCTTCTTTTGACAGTTGCATTAATTTATAACTTGCTCCTCGAAATTTAAATGCCCCAGTTTTTTGTTGATTTTCCATTTTACAGTAAACATGTTTTCCAACAATATCATCCGTTGTATGTGATGTTACTAATGGTGTACGATGAACAATCGGTGTTAATTTCTTCATAGCTTGGTATACTTTTTCACCAGTTAAGCGATCCCCAAGACAACTCACTCTCCTTCTATTCTGTAACGAAAAAATGAAACTTTATTCAGCGGAATAAATCTCAGTTAGCAGATTCATAGGCCGCAATCTTTTCTTCCTTTAATAAGGTTAAGGCTATATCATCCCAACCATTGATTAATTTTTCACGTTGGTACGGCGTAATATCAAATGATGTTATTGTTCCATCAGAGGCTTGAATCGTTTGTTGCTTTAAATCAACATCTAATGTTAACCCATCTACTGCTTTTTGCATCCACGACTTCACTTGCTGCTCATCCATCTTAATAACTAATATGCCATTTTTTAACGCGTTATTATAAAAAATATCGGCAAAGTCTGGTGCAATAATCACTTTAAATCCATAATCAGCAAGGGCCCAAGGAGCATGTTCCCGACTGGATCCACAACCAAAATTATCTCCGGCAACTAAAATGCTAGAACCTTTATAGTCCGGATCATTTAAAACAAAATCACTTCGCTCTGTTCCATCATCATTGAACCTCCAATGAAAAAATAGAAACTGTCCAAAACCAGTTCGTTCGATTCGTTTTAAAAATTGCTTTGGAATAATTTGGTCCGTGTCTACATTAGCTCTATTTAATGGACAGACCTTTCCACTATGAAATTCCAATGGTTCCATTTAAGATCTCCTCCTAACTCGGGACGCTAGCGTAGGATCTAACATCAACAAAGTGTCCTTCTATTGCCGCAGCTGCAGCCATTTCTGGACTGACGAGATGTGTTCTAGCCCCGTTTCCTTGTCTACCTTCAAAATTTCTGTTGGAAGTTGAAGCACATCTTCCTCCAGCTGGCACAATATCATCATTCATTCCTAGACACATACTACATCCAGAATTTCTCCATTCAAAACCAGCATCCATAAATACTTGATCTAACCCTATTTCCTCTGCTTTCTGCTTTACAAGAAATGAACCGGGCACTACCATAGCACGAATACCAGCTTTCACTTTTTTACCCTTCACAATTGCTGCTGCTTTTTTCAAATCACTTAGTCTCGAGTTCGTACATGATCCGATAAATACATGGTCTACTTCAATAGAAGTCATTAATTGATTTTCTGTTAACCCCATATATTCAAGCGCACGTTCTACTTCGTCTGGATAACTTGCTTTTTCAATAGATGGTGTAGAAGAGCTTATCGGTACACACATACCTGGATTTGTTCCCCATGTAACTTGAGGCTCAATTTCATTAGCATGAATAGTAACCGTATCATCATAGACAGCATCTTCATCCGTAGCTAATTGTAACCATTCAGCTGCTAAAGTATCATATGCTTCTCCTTTTGGAACCATTTCACGTCCACGTAAGTAGTCTACTGTAGTTTGATCAGGGCTAATTAAACCTGCTCTCGCACCCGCTTCAATCGACATATTACAGATTGTCATTCTTTCTTCCATGGACATTTTACGAATGGACTCACCTGTATATTCCATTACATATCCAGTACCAAATTGAACACCAAACTTTGCAATAATCGCTAAAATTAAATCTTTTGCAGTTACCCCTATGCCTAGTTCACCTATAACTTTGACATTTAAGGTTTTTGGTTTGTCTTGCCAAATAGTTTGTGTTGCTAAAACATGTTCGACCTCACTTGTACCTATTCCAAATGCTAAAGCACCAAATGCTCCATGTGTTGAAGTATGACTATCCCCACATACAATCGTTTTCCCTGGTTGGGTAAGACCAAGTTGCGGGCCAATTACGTGTACAATCCCCTGATCTGGATGGTACATATCAGCAAGCTTTATACCAAATTCCTCACAATTTTTCTTCAGTGCGTCCATCTGCTTTTTGGAAATTTCATCTTTAAATGACTCCCTATTTACAGTTGGGACATTATGATCCATCGTTGCAAATGTTAAGTCAGGACGACGAACCTTTCGATTATTTAAACGAAGCCCCTCAAAAGCTTGTGGAGAAGTTACTTCATGAACCAAATGTTGATCAATATAAAGAAGACTTGGTTTCCCCTCTTCTTCATGAACCATATGATTTTCCCATATCTTTTCGAAAATAGTTTGTGGTTTTTGCACGTCTTTCACCTCCATCCTATACATACGAGCTACATATAGAATCTGAAATACTTTTTGTTGTTACATTTTCCAAAACTGCGTCTGTCATTTGCTTTGTACCAACTTGAACTCCACCTGGTATATGAATATCTGCTGTGTGAAAACCTTGTAATAAACAATCATTTACCGCTCGCTCTATTTCCTTCGCTTCATCTACTAAGCCAAAAGAATGCTCTAACATTAATGCAGCAGATAAAATCATTGCTAATGGATTAGCGATTCCTTTTCCTGCGATATCAGGAGCTGACCCGTGTACAGGTTCATATAAGCCAAGTCCATCAGCACGTAAACTCGCTGATGGCAGCATTCCTAAAGACCCGGTGAGTACGGATGCTTCATCACTCAATATGTCTCCAAACAAATTCTCCGTTACGATTACATCAAAGAAACTCGGCTGTGTAACAAGCTTCATTGCAGCTGCATCGACAAGTAGATGGTTTACAGCTACATCAGGATAATCTTTCGACTTTTCTTCCACGATTTCTCTCCATAGTTTGCTAGACTCTAGTACATTTGCCTTATCAACGGACGTAAGATGTTTTTTTCGAATTCTTGCAGCTTCGAATCCGCGCTCGACAATTCGTTCTATTTCTTCTCGTGAGTACTGAAGTGTATCTACTACGCCATTAGTTGTTCGTTCACTAGGTGTGCCAAAATAAATTCCTCCAGTTAACTCGCGAATGATTAACATATCTGCCTGACTTACAATTTCTTCTTTTAATGGTGACGCATATAATAAGGAAGAAATTGTTTTAACTGGTCGTAAATTGGCAAAAAGTCCAAGTTGTTTTCGTATCCCTAGCAATCCTTTTTCTGGTCTTAAATGAGACGGGTTGGCATCCCATTTAGGACCACCAACAGCTCCCAATAAAATTGCATCTGCTTTCGAACAGGCATCTACTGTTTTATCAGGCAATGGTGTACCATATTCATCAATAGCACTTCCACCAATTGCATGCTCTTCAAATGTAAATCGATGATTATATTCGCTTGCTATTGCTGTTAATACTTGTTTAGCAGAATCAATAATCTCTCTACCTATTCCATCACCAGGAAGCAAAATAATATGTTTCTCCATTTCTTATTTCCTCCTTTTATGACTCATAGACAAGTCGAGTTAGATTTGCTTTCTTTTGAACGTAATAACGATTTACTGCCTGAATGAATGCTACTGCAGACGCTTGAAGCACATCCTGAGCAGACCCTCTACCATTGATTGTTTCTCCATTAATAATAATTTGAACATGGGATTCTGCCAGGGCGTCTTTCCCCCCACCAACCGAATTAATTTGATAATCTACTAGTGTTATATTTTCTGCAATCAAGTAATTTATCGTTTTATATAACGCCTCAACACTACCATTTCCTTGTTGCGTTGCCTCGATTAGTGAACCATTTGGAGATTCTAAGATGACATTTGCTTTTGGAGTGGCTGCTGTATCATAAGAAACTCCAAATTGAATTAATTTGTATTTATCAACTACAGTTGAATCTGTCTTAATATCCATTAAAATAGTATATAAATCATCGTCCGTTACTTCTTTCTTTTGGTCTGTTAATAATTTAAATTGTTCAAATGCTGTTTTAAGCTCTTCTTCTGATAACTCAACACCAAACTCTTTTAATTTATCTTTAAACGCATGCCTTCCAGAATGTTTTCCAAGAAATAGTGTGTTAGAGGATACACCAACCATTTCAGGAGTAATAATCTCATATGTCTCGGTATTTTTTAAGACACCATCTTGGTGGATACCCGATTCGTGTGAAAATGCATTTCTTCCAATAACCGCCTTATTTGCTTGCACATACATACCAGTTAGCTTTGCTACCAAATCACTTGTACGCTTCGTCTCTTTCAGAATTAATCCTGTCTCAAATGGATAATAATCAGAACGAATTTTTAACGCGACAGCTACTTCTTCTAAAGCCGCATTTCCTGCTCTCTCACCGATTCCATTGATCGTTCCCTCTACTTGTGTAGCCCCATTTTCCACTGCTGCTATTGAATTAGCTACTGCCATTCCAAGGTCGTTGTGACAATGACAAGATAAAGCAACTTGATTAATATTTGGAACTGTTTCTTTGATAAATCGAAATAATTTCCCATATTCTTCAGGAGTTGTATAACCCACCGTGTCTGGAAGATTTATTACGGTTGCCCCAGCTTCAATAACCTTTTCAATAATTTGCGCTAAGAAATTCCAATCCGAACGAGTTGCATCCTCTGCAGACCATTCAATTTCATCAAAACGTTCTTTTGCATAAGTGACCATGTTAACGGCTGTTTCAATCACTTGTTCTGGTGATTTCTTCAATTTATACGTCATATGAATTGGAGATGTTGCTAAGAAAATATGAATCGCAGGTTTCTCTGCTCCTTTTAACGCTTCATAAGCAATATCAATATCAGATTTCACCGCACGAGCAAGCGCAATGACGGAGGAAGACTTGATCGTTTCAGCAATTTGTTTCACCGATTCAAAATCCCCTTTAGAGGAAGCAGGAAACCCTGCCTCCATCCGGTCCACACCATACTTTTCAAGTTGTTTTGCTATCTCAAGCTTTTCTGCTTTATTCAAGTTAACTCCTGGAGATTGCTCTCCATCTCGTAGTGTTGTGTCGAAAATCTTAATTCGGGACATGGACGTTCACATCCTTTTTCTTAGCATTAATTGGCTGTTTAACAAATGGCATTAACTCACGTAACTCCCTTCCCACAGTTTCAATTGGGTGTCTATTTTCCCTACGATTAATCGCGTTAAATTGTGGTCTGCCAGCCTGATTCTCTAAAATCCACCCTTTAGCAAATGACCCGGTTTGAATATCATCAAGAATAGATTTCATACGCTCTTTTGTTTGATCATCTACCACACGCTGACCTGATACAAAATCTCCCCATTGTGCTGTATCCGAAATGGAGTAACGCATATTTTCCAATCCGCCTTCATAAAGAAGATCAACAATTAATTTCATTTCATGAAGACATTCAAAGTATGCTACTTCTGGTTGATATCCAGCATCTGTCAAAGTTTCAAAACCAGCTTTGATTAGACTAGTAACTCCTCCACATAATACTGCCTGCTCACCGAATAAATCTGTCTCCGTTTCTTCTTGAAAGCTTGTTTCGAGAACCCCTGCTCTTGCAGCGCCAATTCCTTTTGAATAAGCTAGTGCTACATCTTTTGCCTCACCAGTATAATCTTGATGTACACCATATAAAGCTGGTACTCCAGCTCCCTCTTCAAAAGTACGACGAACCAAATGTCCAGGTCCTTTTGGAGCAACTAAGAATACATCCACATTTGCTGGAGGTACAACTTGTGTGAAATGAATATTAAATCCATGTGCAAATACAAGTGCGTTCCCTTGTTCAAGATTATCTTTAATGCTCTCTTCATATACTTTTGGCTGCATTTCATCCGGAAGCAGTACCATCACAACATCCGCCTGACTACTTGCCTCTGCTACAGACAACACATTAAATCCGTCTTCTTCTGCTTTTTCCTGGGACTTCCCTGGACGTAATCCAACGACAACATCATATCCAGAATCCCTTAAGTTCATTGCATGGGCATGCCCTTGTGAACCATAACCGATAACTGCAATCTTCTTATTTTTCAATACTCCGTCTTGAATGTCTTTTTCATATAATACTTTTGCCATTTTAATCTCCCTCTCCGTTTATAATTATTTTATATTGTGAATCAATTTTCGAAATTAACCTTTCGCCACTAGATTGAAATCACTGATCGATTGTTCTGGCTGCTGTCCTCTTAAAAATGCAGTTAAGCCTGTTTTTGTCAGTTCCTTAATTCCATATGGTCTTAATAGAGCAATTAACGCATCCACCTTATCTGGTTTACCAGTTACTTGGATGATTAAGCTATCTTTACTTACATCAATCACCGCTGCTCGAAAAGGTGTAATAATACTTTGGATTTCCGCTCTTGTTTGATTAGTACCGACTACCTTTATAAGTGCCAACTCTCTTGCAACTAAGGCTTTGTCAGTCACATCCATAACCTTTAATACATCGATTTGTTTATTTAATTGCTTTGTTAATTGTTCCAATTTTTGTTTGTCATTAATTTCAACAACAAATGTCATTTTGGATATGCCTTCTGTTTCTGAAGCTCCTACAGAAATACTTTCAATGTTGAATTGCCTTTTGTGAAGCATTCCAGTAATGCGATTCAGGACTCCCCCTCGATCTTGTACAGTAGCGATGATAATTCTCTTCATCTTCTCACTCCAATCATTTCTTGGATTCCTGTACCTGGTGCAATCATTGGATAAACAGAGGTTTTTTGCACTACTCTGCAATCAATTACAACTGGGCCATCGTAGGTAAATACTTCAGATAAGATATTTGGAACATCAGCTTCTTTCTCCACTCTCATTCCTCTCACACCATAACTTTCTGCCAATTTCACAAAATCAGGGTTTTCTGAAAACAGCGAATGTGAATATCTTTCTTCGTAAAAACTTTCCTGCCATTGGCGTACCATACCAAGCGCTTCATTATTTAAGATTATTACTTTTACTGGCAGATTCTGTGATTTCAGTATGGACAATTCCTGTAAAGTCATTTGAAAACCACCATCACCAACTACTGCTAAAACTAAACTGTTTGGTTTAGCCATTTGAGCTCCAATGGCTGCAGGGAAGCCGAACCCCATTGTCCCTAATCCACCAGATGTCACCCAATTATGTGGATCTTTAAATGAGTAATACTGTGCAGCCCACATTTGATGCTGCCCTACATCTGTTGTTACAACTGCTTCTCCCTTAGACAGCTCATATATTTGCTCCATTAACCATTGGGGAGAGATTTCTTGATCGGAACGATCATACCACAATGGGAAATCTAATTGATTATGCTTCAACTGATGGAGCCAATTTTGATGATCACATTTTTCTGTTGTATTTTTTAAAAGAGCTGTTAATGCTCGTTTTGCATCAGCAACAACAGGAATATTCGTTTCGATATTTTTCCCAATTTCAGCAGGGTCGATATCAATGTGAACGATCTTCGCATTTGGTGCAAAGTGTTTAATATTTCCCGTCAGCCTATCATCAAATCGTGCACCAATATTTATTAACAAATCACATTCATAGATTGCCATATTTGCTGCATACGTTCCGTGCATCCCCGCCATTCCTAATGATAAGGATTCCTTACCAGGATAGCTTCCTAATCCAAGTAAGGTGGTAACTACCGGTAGTTGATAATGTTGAGCAAACTGTTTTAATTCATTGGAAGCGTCAGAGATAAGAATTCCCGCTCCAGCTAATAGTACCGGCTTCTCCGCTCGTTTTAATGCTTCATTTACTTTGGTAATTTGTAAAGGATTCGGTGTGATTGTTGGCTGATAACCAGGTAAATGAAAATCCGCTTCATAATCATTCACCGTCACTGTCGAAGAAATATTCTTTGGAATATCTACAACGACTGGCCCTGGTCTACCTGTTGTCGCAATGTGAAATGCTTCATTTACAATACGGGGCAGTTCAGCTATTTCATTCACTTGGTAGTTATATTTGGTAATAGGTGTTGTAATTCCCATTACATCTGCTTCTTGAAAAGCATCTGTTCCAATAACTCCTTTTGCAACTTGACCAGTAAAAATGACAAGAGGTATAGAGTCCATCATCGCATCCGTTATCCCAGTAATTAGATTTGTCGCGCCCGGTCCAGAAGTAGCAATTACAACTCCTGGTTTGCCAGAGACTCTCGCATAACCTTCTGCTGCATGAATGGATCCTTGCTCATGTCGCGAAAGTACATGCTCAAAAGATGTTTGATTCCGATGTAACGCATCGTAAATCGGTAATACTGCACCTCCAGGATAACCAAAAACTACTTCCACATTTGCTCTTTCCAATGCTTGCACAAACAAATCAGCACCCGTTACTAAATTACTTTTAACCTCCATCTGCTGGTTTGCATCTACTTTCACAACAGTAACCTCCTTTAGTTATTATTCGCTAACAAAAAAAGACCCTTCTCACCCCACACACATGTTCTCTATCATGCATGGGATGAAAAGAGTCTTCTTTTCACGGTACCACCCAGTTTCACAGAATCCTCACGAATCCTGTCTCATCAGCTGTAAATCAGCTGTTTGATAACAGGTACACTATTTTGTGCACCCGACCACATCTACTTAGATAAATAATCCATGTTTATACTAGCTATTTAAAAGTCAGCTAAACATGAAAAATCTGTTCCATGTGGCACTCAGGGACGATGTCAGATCAAAGCACATTGCTGGGCTTCCAGCAACCCCAGCTCTCTGTATATGTAACTATTTTGATCCTTTATTCCCGTCAACGAATTAACGATATTAAATTAACATTATGCAGATGTCAGAATAATTGTTTTTGTTAGTCAATTGTTATATTGCGGTTAATCATATCTCGTTTTTTATATGTCGTCAATAGGTTTTCGAAAGTTTTTTAATTATTCCGGATTGTCAGATTTTATGAATGCGTTTACATTGTCAACATGATTAGGTATAGCGGATTTTATTACATTTGTGTAATAAAGTGAAAAAGTATTGATCTTTTTAGATGAATTTATGTAAGAAAACCTTACATTTAAACATGTCTCGGTATTAGGAATGAAAAACATTTGCATTCTCGATAAGAAGCATTGATTTTGGTTAATTACCTGAAATCCCAATGTTTGCTGTTTTGATTTTCATTCCAGACGGACGCTTTCCGCAGGTACGGCTTCAGCTAACTTGAAAAGAAGAACACTTTTCAAGTGGATCTTCAGCTCGTACTATTCCTGCTGGAGTCGCCGTCTTCCATTACAATCAAAGCAATTATTTTTTATAAACGATCATTAATTATCAAATTTAAATAATAAATTGATTATTGTATAACACTTAACAATCAGTTTATTCTTGAACACAAGAAAAAAGCTATCAATTAAGTCTGACTTGACCTAACTGACAGCTTTTGGTTTATTCTCGGTTCAAATAATCTGTTACTGCACCTTTGGATGAGCAAGTAACATTATGTGCATATTTTCCAAGAACCCCTTTCTTATGTAGTTCAGGGGCTTCCCATTTTCCTTGACGTAGTTTTATTTCATCTTCCGAAACGTCCATGGAAATTTCTCTTTTATTAGAATCTATGGTCACCATATCTCCTTCTTGCAGAAATGCAATTGGTCCGCCATCTTGTGCCTCTGGACTTATATGACCTACCACAAGACCATGTGTACCACCAGAGAATCTACCATCCGTCAATAAAGCTACCGATTCTCCCATTCCTTTACCTACAAGAATACTAGAAACAGACAACATCTCCGGCATTCCGGGACCACCTTTTGGTCCAACATAACGAATAACTAATACATCTCCCTCTTTAATTTTGTTATCCAGAATTGCTTGAGTTGCCTCTTTTTCTGTGTTGAATACACGTGCAGGACCTGTGTGTCGTTTCACTTTCACCCCTGATACTTTTGCCACAGCACCAGTTGGTGATAAATTCCCCTTTAAGACAATCAGAGGACCATCTTCCCTTTTTGGATTATCAAACGGCATAATGACTTGTTGATTTTCTTTCAAAGCAGGAGCTTCAGCTAGATTTTCTGCTATAGTCTTTCCTGTTACAGTAAGACAGTCGCCATGTAAGTATCCATTTTCATGCAATAATTTCATTACTGCTTGTACCCCACCAACTCGATGAAGGTCTTGCATTACAAAACGTCCACTTGGTTTTAAATCGGCTAAATGCGGTACTTTTTTCTGGATTCGATTAAAATCATCAATCGTTAAGTCTACTTCTGCGGCATGAGAAACTGCTAGTAAATGCAAGATCGCATTTGTAGATCCTCCCAATGCCATAACTACTGTAATTGCATTTTCAAAAGCTTTTTTCGTTAGAATATCTTTTGGATAAATACCTTTCTCTAATAAATCTTTAATCGCTTCACCAGCTGCCTCCACATCACCCTGCTTTTCTTCTGATTCAGCTGGGTTAGAAGAGCTTCCCGGTAAACTGATTCCTAAAGCTTCCGCTGCAGAGGCCATTGTATTGGCGGTATACATTCCACCACATGCTCCTGCACCTGGACAAGCATTACATTCTACTTTTCTTAATTGATTATCGTCAATAGCTCCTGCATTATGTTGTCCTACTCCTTCGAAAACTGAAACAATATCTATATCTTTCCCATCCACATTTCCTGGGGCAATTGTTCCGCCATATACAAATACCGAGGGAACTCCTGCATTAGCAATCGCAATCAAGCACCCTGGAATATTCTTGTCACAGGCTCCAATTGCTACTAATCCATCTAAATTTTCTGCTCCAACAACGGTTTCGATTGAATCAGCAATAAGATCTCGACTCGGCAATGAGTAGTTCATACCTTGTGTTCCCATGGAAATTCCATCAGATACGGTTATCGTATTAAAGACCAAAGGAACAGCATCCGAGTGCCGGACCCCTTTTTTGGCAAGAAGAGCTAAATCATTTAAATGTATATTACATGGTGTTACTTCTGCCCATGTACTTGCTACACCAATCATAGGCTTCTTAAAATCTTCATCTGTCAGACCGACCGCACGAAGCATTGCCCTATTTGGAGCTCGCATAGTACCGTCAAATGCTTTACTTTTTATCCGCAAATCTTTTCCCATAAATATTCCACCCTTCTTTTCGGACTATTATATGACTAATATTTTTATAGTTCAATGAATTTCGTCTTTTTAGTTTATTTTCTGATACTCAAGCACCTTAAAACTATCATTATGTTTTTGAATTCCAGAAATATATTGACATTGGTATTCAGATTGCTATATTGATAACAACACATTAAATACTTTGCTGATTTACAGCATTAAAAAGGAGTAATAATTATGCTTACTGACCAACACCTCCTACGTATACCAGGACCAAGTCCAATACCACCCAGTGTACAACAAGCAATGAATGGTACGATGATTGGACATCGAGGTAAGGAAACAAAGGAACTATTACAACGTATATTACCAAGATTAAAGCCAATTTTTGGTACAAAACAGGATGTAATTCCAATAGCAGGCAGTGGTACTGCAGGACTGGAAATGGCAGTAACTAATGCTGTAAGACCAGGAGATCATGTATTAGTAATAGTTACTGGAGCATTTGGTGATCGCTTCACAAAAATTTGTAATGCTTATGACTTACATGTAAATCGAATAGATGTACCATGGGGAGAGGCAATTGATCCATCTTACATAGAATCATATTTACAAGAGCACCCAGAAATTAGTGTAGTTTTTGCAACATTTTGCGAAACTTCAACTGGCGTGTTAAATCCTATTCCATCATTAGGTAAAGTAATTCATCAAAATTCCAATGCTTTATTGGTTGTTGACGGTGTCTCATGCGTAGCCGGAGTAGAAACAAAAATGGATGATTGGGGTATTGATATCCTCATTACCGGCTCTCAGAAGGCATTCATGCTCCCTGCTGGTCTAATGTTTATTAGTGCGAGTGATCGTGCATGGGAAGTGATTGAGAACAATCCACATCACCGTTTTTATCTTGATATGCGTACGTACAAAAAAAGCTTAGCAGATATCTCTACTCCGTTCACACCTGCTTTGTCTCTATTATTTGGATTGGATCAAGTATTGAACTTAATTGATCAAGAAGGATTAAATAATGTCTTTAAACGTCATCTCCTTTTACGCGATATGACAAGAGCCGCTTTTAAGGCATTAGATATTCCGCTGTTAACTACGGACGAAGCAGCTTCACCGACTGTTACTGCTGTACAACCAACTGATTTTGACTCTGAAGAACTCAGACAGATATTGAAATCACAATTTAATCTATCGCTTGCAGGAGGACAGCAACATCTAAAAGGAAACATATTCAGGGTAGGGCATATGGGTTATTGTTCCCCAGCCGATGCTTTGCAAACAATCAGTTTAATTGAGATTGGTTTACAACTAATCGGGAAGAACATTGAATTAGGAAAAGGGACAGCTGCAGCTCAGCAAATTTATATACAGCAGGAGGTAAAATAAACGATGACTTTTCACGTACTTATTAGTGATCCATTAAGCGAAGAGGGACTCAAACCGCTTCAAGAAGCTGAAAATATTGAGGTTGTGATTAACCCAGGATGGAATGAACAAGAATTATCAGATCAAATAGATTCATTTGATGCCATTTTAGTTCGAAGTCAGACCCAAGTAACACGTGCCTTAATTGAAAAAGCAAGCAATTTAAAAATCATTGGTCGAGCTGGAGTTGGTGTTGATA from Oceanobacillus iheyensis HTE831 encodes:
- a CDS encoding 2-isopropylmalate synthase — translated: MSRIKIFDTTLRDGEQSPGVNLNKAEKLEIAKQLEKYGVDRMEAGFPASSKGDFESVKQIAETIKSSSVIALARAVKSDIDIAYEALKGAEKPAIHIFLATSPIHMTYKLKKSPEQVIETAVNMVTYAKERFDEIEWSAEDATRSDWNFLAQIIEKVIEAGATVINLPDTVGYTTPEEYGKLFRFIKETVPNINQVALSCHCHNDLGMAVANSIAAVENGATQVEGTINGIGERAGNAALEEVAVALKIRSDYYPFETGLILKETKRTSDLVAKLTGMYVQANKAVIGRNAFSHESGIHQDGVLKNTETYEIITPEMVGVSSNTLFLGKHSGRHAFKDKLKEFGVELSEEELKTAFEQFKLLTDQKKEVTDDDLYTILMDIKTDSTVVDKYKLIQFGVSYDTAATPKANVILESPNGSLIEATQQGNGSVEALYKTINYLIAENITLVDYQINSVGGGKDALAESHVQIIINGETINGRGSAQDVLQASAVAFIQAVNRYYVQKKANLTRLVYES
- the ilvA gene encoding threonine ammonia-lyase gives rise to the protein MKKLTPIVHRTPLVTSHTTDDIVGKHVYCKMENQQKTGAFKFRGASYKLMQLSKEELQHGVITASAGNHAQGVAHAAAKLGVKATIFMSEGTPLAKINATRNYGATVNLVGESFQEAYEASLQHQKVTGATYIHPFDDYDIMAGQGTIAMELLRQEDRIDTIIVPIGGGGLISGIAVAAKHVNRNIKIIGVQAEGAAAMHQSYHSSKVHSLSNVSTIAEGIAVKQPGDLTLPLIRSYVDDIVTVNDEQIASAIIYMLERNKTLMEGAGAAALAALFAHNDTISSRHCGVIVSGGNLDISNMQKIQHLSSNINKNPERAYVAL
- the leuD gene encoding 3-isopropylmalate dehydratase small subunit; translated protein: MEPLEFHSGKVCPLNRANVDTDQIIPKQFLKRIERTGFGQFLFFHWRFNDDGTERSDFVLNDPDYKGSSILVAGDNFGCGSSREHAPWALADYGFKVIIAPDFADIFYNNALKNGILVIKMDEQQVKSWMQKAVDGLTLDVDLKQQTIQASDGTITSFDITPYQREKLINGWDDIALTLLKEEKIAAYESAN
- the leuB gene encoding 3-isopropylmalate dehydrogenase, whose translation is MEKHIILLPGDGIGREIIDSAKQVLTAIASEYNHRFTFEEHAIGGSAIDEYGTPLPDKTVDACSKADAILLGAVGGPKWDANPSHLRPEKGLLGIRKQLGLFANLRPVKTISSLLYASPLKEEIVSQADMLIIRELTGGIYFGTPSERTTNGVVDTLQYSREEIERIVERGFEAARIRKKHLTSVDKANVLESSKLWREIVEEKSKDYPDVAVNHLLVDAAAMKLVTQPSFFDVIVTENLFGDILSDEASVLTGSLGMLPSASLRADGLGLYEPVHGSAPDIAGKGIANPLAMILSAALMLEHSFGLVDEAKEIERAVNDCLLQGFHTADIHIPGGVQVGTKQMTDAVLENVTTKSISDSICSSYV
- the leuC gene encoding 3-isopropylmalate dehydratase large subunit; protein product: MQKPQTIFEKIWENHMVHEEEGKPSLLYIDQHLVHEVTSPQAFEGLRLNNRKVRRPDLTFATMDHNVPTVNRESFKDEISKKQMDALKKNCEEFGIKLADMYHPDQGIVHVIGPQLGLTQPGKTIVCGDSHTSTHGAFGALAFGIGTSEVEHVLATQTIWQDKPKTLNVKVIGELGIGVTAKDLILAIIAKFGVQFGTGYVMEYTGESIRKMSMEERMTICNMSIEAGARAGLISPDQTTVDYLRGREMVPKGEAYDTLAAEWLQLATDEDAVYDDTVTIHANEIEPQVTWGTNPGMCVPISSSTPSIEKASYPDEVERALEYMGLTENQLMTSIEVDHVFIGSCTNSRLSDLKKAAAIVKGKKVKAGIRAMVVPGSFLVKQKAEEIGLDQVFMDAGFEWRNSGCSMCLGMNDDIVPAGGRCASTSNRNFEGRQGNGARTHLVSPEMAAAAAIEGHFVDVRSYASVPS